The Cryptomeria japonica chromosome 2, Sugi_1.0, whole genome shotgun sequence region CTAGTCCAATAGTCAGAAAAGCAGAAGGCATAAAAAGGGGGATATTACACAAAGTGTACTCATTATATAAATATAAGTTCATAATAAACATGTTAATGTTCTAATTCCTTAAAATAATGGTTGGAATCATCATTCATGCATGATTGTTCACAACACAATAATTATCTACTTAAGTATAATGCATCCTATTTTTAGGATGATATTTTATTTTGAGCTTATTCATCAATATAAATTAGATACTTTTATTTTGTGGCTACCAATAGAAACCCCAATAATATAAAGCATGACTAGACAATAAGTACAAATCTTTGTTAGTGAAATGATGTAGAGATCAAAGCAATCATGTCAAACTACCATATAATATATGGATTTGATGAAATTATGTAAGGAAAGCTacaaattatttattttggttgATGATCCGTTATGGTTAAGCTTTTAATTAAGTTGTGGCCACTTAAAGTATTGTACACAGTGTCAGATAAATAATATTTACTCATTCTTAATTCCAACTTAGAaatttatcatttaatattttagGTTGCATTTAATGTTTGCATCTGGGTAGTTGAAACTAGTTGTCTTCTATCTACCCTTGCTTCCTATTGAGACATAGTATGTTTTGTCATCCCCTACCTTTGGATTTATAAGAAAGGAATTTGTACATTTTTATTCACCTCATCTCAATCTCAAactcaataaaaaaaattattgacgAAATATCATCTCATGTGTTGATTCTCTCTTTGTTGTGAAGGTGTGTCTACATATTGGTTTTTGGGGTTGGGTGCAAGCACCACCATGGTATCAAAGCTTGCTTTCTATAATCTCGTTCCAATTTTGAGTGTGTTACTTTATTTTAGTTTTTAGGTCCTATAGAATATGATATTTTTTCTATTGATGACATTTGATTGGTGCTCAAAGGTTTGTTTATCTTTCTTTATAGTTTAGATCAATGTTGCCAGTTTTGGATCAGGTATTATCTTTGCTTAATCAGTATAAGGCTTTCTCATTTTGTTTTTTTTGTCTAGATGATATTGCATTTTCTAGATATATAATATTTTTGTACCTTCACATAAGATTTCAAAAGTAGATTTGTGTTTTGTATTAGCAATCTACAATTGGAAGATCTCACATGTTTTGGTGGTCGCCTCCTTCGAAAGCTCACATTGGAACTTAGTTGGTTCAACTACATGCTAGTTCTTGCTTGATGCAAATGAATCGTTGAAGGAATATGATCGTATCTATTTGTGGTGGCATTTTATTTTCCTCTACCGACAGGTTTCATTTTGACTGAATCAAGGCAAATATCTTTGTTGAACCATGACTTCTCCATTCACACCAAATTTAAAGCTCCTCGTGTATATTGTATCTCCTcaagatgcttcttctcttcaCATGTAGGTTCCTAATCCTCTTTACAATTTCTTAGTTGATAAGATTTATTTTTGCCAAATTTCATCATTTATAAAGTTAGTGAAATATTTAGGATTTTCACCCTCTCTATGCACACAGTCGAAGCATGGGTGGGACCCATGGGTAAAGGTTAGAATATTTACATGGTAATTTTTATTCCATATTGATGACATGATGGTGGTCTTGGGGCTTCATATAACTCAATTCATAGTGCTTCTCTCCTGAGCTATGGCTCACACTATTTCAGCTTATTCCTTGTAGACACTATGTGCCTAGGGTGTTTAACTTGCACACTTGGCCTTTGAATTGTCTGTATATTTTTTTACTTGGTGACATGGGTTGGTGATTTTTCTTATGGTTGTGTTGTGATGTGGTTATGTGGGGGTGGTGTATAAAGCCACCACCATCTCTATGTCCATTCACCAAGGGGACATTTTTCTTCTCTCATGCTAAGTTGATGGTACCATGGAGGATGAAACCCTATCCCCCTGGTGCTAAAGAGGGGAACGAGCTTTATTTATCACCTTTAGgctaaaatcatttttttcttcaaatggccataacttgggcatttgtcgtccattttttaaaaatgagGTATCATCAAAAAGGTAGTTCCATACAATTTCTATTGGTATAGGTATTTTATTCTTTCCTATTTGTTTCTTATATATTAGTTGCATATATTTTGTAAGAAATTTCTTTTgtaaacacattgagataaagtgccacaaCTTGTTCATGTATTTTTCAAGAGATTTGCATAGATTTTGTGccatattgttttgtttgtactaTATTATAAAGTTTCATGGGGATTTGTGTGGTTCCTTTTTTGTTTGTCACTCACAACTTTGTTAAGTGAGCGTCCCTGCACAACAATAGGATCTTCTAGATTTTTCCTCATCTGTGTGTGTAGTCTTGGTGCATACCCTTTTATTCAGTTGTACATACTCTATTTTGGTcacttcaaattttttattttatccttcATGCATTGTGTTTTGACACATAGTTTTAGTGGATCTTTAATGGCTCTCCTTAGTCAGCATTATGGGCGGTATTATACTATTCATGCTAATTCTTCCTTTCATTTTTCTTGAAGTGAGTTGAGACACTCATGCATTGATATTTTATTGAGGCAAACTACATTATTCAGTTGATTTGATCATGGTTCTTCAAACTATTGCACCTATATTTTCAACTTGCATTAGTTGAGTAGTGATGATGAGATCACTCATGCAACTTCATCAGTTGAGTATAGGGGATCACTTATGCAGATTCATGTGCCATTTGTAACTTTGATTGATAAAACTTTTACATTTGTTGATCATTTTCTGAATAGTGTCATTTGGGGGACTCATGTAAATCGTTGTATacttaatcataatcataatattatTTGAGAGAAGGTTCTTCAGCTACAAAATTTTATCAATCATCTTTTGGTAGTTGTATATAGCTTCTTCATGCATCAATGACACTCTTCATGTTCTTGTTTTGGGACATTTATTTTGGAGTCTTCTTAGTCCttcatgttcttccttttggaAAGGATTTTTATCCCACAGAGTTTTTCTCTTTCCTCTATTTGTAAGAGACAAGTTTTACATGGATACCTTACATGGTATAGTTGTGAGGACCCATCATCATATCATGGTACATTTTGCATAATTATTATTCTCCCTAAGTTGTACTTTAGGgtgggtgttggagtaaatattaTTTACTCATGCATAAGTCCAACTTAGGCATTTATCATTTAATGTTTTAGGCCACATTAAATGGTTGTAGGTAGCTAATGGTAGTTGTCTTATACTTACCCTTGCATCCTCTTGAAACACATGTTCACATCCTATGTTCTCCCATCTCCTTCCTTTGGCTTTACAAGCAATGAATTTTTACATTTGTATTAACCTCATCTCAATCTAGATCTCAATACATTTTTTTTATTAGTGAAATATCATCTTATGTGTTGATTCTCTCTTTTTTTAAGTGAAATTCTCTACACCTTACTCCTTAATAAATGTACTATCACAATGGATCTCATATACATCAAATTTTGATCACTAGACATATTCTaggatttaaaatttaaatgataaaatacataAACTATCTTATGTGCTCTACTATGTGTCATGATTCTATTTGTCTTCCCTTGGTAGGTGGGAGAATCACTTTTTATGTTATTCCTTAGCTATTATCTTGATGTCATACATTTAAAACAAGATAAATAGTAACCATTGATTATGTTAATATTTGACAAAGTTAAGTAATATTATATAAACATAATTATTACTTCCTCATGACACATTTTACCTTTATAATCATGGTATAGTACATCTTTAGAAAATTAACTAATgagacaaataattaaaaaaattatgattgaGAAAAAATGTGACAGGACACCTTTTGTGATAGTTTTAAAACAAGAAATGATCACAACAATGGTTTCTTCATGAGTAAGAGCTTAAATAAGAATTTTATCTATCTATGGATTCTCTCCTTGACCTACACTAATCAATATATGAGAAATAGATCGACCCTTGTGTTGGATATTTTTGATTGGTTTGTTTTGATTATCTTGATGATAGAGTAGCTTTATTAGCTATTGGAGACTACATGTAGGATTTGCATCCTCTCATGATTCATCCTTGGTATCCCTCATTCAACCCCTTAAGTTAGTATATTGATGTTACCCATGTTTAGGTAAGATTTCCTTATCTTCCTCTACAATGCTCATGTAAATCTACTTTTGAGGTGATCAAAAGCACTTTTGGTCATCTCTTGAATGTGGACATGACTTCTACAAACTTTTTCCACGCCTTTTTTCATGTCATGATGGATGTTGATTTTTCAAAAGCTTTACTTAATTCCTTGACCAATATTTTTCACTATAAATCTCAAAAAATCAAATCCAAATCATTAGATATTCTCTCAATTTAACAAGATTATATAATAAAGTTGAACACTATTACTTTGAGTCTTATTATGTGtcatatttctaatttttttaatggtATGATTGCAAGAATCAATGGATACAGATGTCTTCGGTATTATCCCAATTGCATAGATTCAAAAAATGATGAGTCATGACCTTAAATCTGTTGAGGCTTAAAGAAGTTGTGTTAGATTCCAAAACATTATATTGGAATTggttattttaaatttataattgtagGATAATAAATCTTTAGCTAAGTCATTAATGAAACAAAATTTTGAATTAAACATTAACAAAGGCAAATAAGCAATGATGTGGTTAATTTTAATTGGTTACAGTCAACCATTTGTTATGTTTCTATTTGACTTGgcacaaaaagaagaaaaatcatcCCATGCTTGTGACTCAACTATTATCCCAATGATAGAAAATCAAAATAAGATAGATCATGACTGTTGCATATGTCAATGTTTCATGAagttaattaatataatataaatgaaCATAACTTAATAATGGTACAAGATAATACACCTACTCCAATAATTATGACAAATCATTATTcaatcataaaataataataattaggacaaatcactattttattttttttgtcaagCTTAGATGTGGAAAAAAATAATCGTACGATACCCTAAATTTGAAAACTCATAAAGCGTCAAATCTAAAAGCCAATCACAATTGAAAAACAATAATTTTAAAAAAGACATGAACAATTCTTTGAAGAATTCGAAAAACACAGGTCGGAAATCTCTTCCACTTAAATGCAGTTCGATTGAACAGAGAAGAAGTGAAAGATAATAATTATGCTCTAAGAAAATGGCGAAAGtttgtaataaatatttaaatgaaaaTGATGGACAACAACATTCGATTAAAAAACACTGAGAGAAATCTTTTACAAATATATATTGAGAGGACTGATAGGATGCAGCCCAATCTTAATGTACGGTGTTTGCCACTACATAAATCAGATGTGTCAGCCCACCAACACCCTGATCAGTTTTATTAATAACAACTATACATGATATTCTAACCTAAGGAGTGATTGGAATGGGAAAGAAAAGTTTAGATCTTTATTCCACCACTATGGGCATTCGAATGCCCATTCTTAGAATGTGAAGAAGATGCACGCTTCTTATCCCTCAACTTCTTATCCATAGAGAGTCCTTCACCCATTCTGCCAAGTTGAAATAATACAGTAAGAAAACTTATGGTGACATTAAACGCGCTACAAAACTAGAATATGGAAATACAGGGAAAAGTCAGAGTACTAAGACATACACTATCTCAGGACGTCCAGTCTCTATATCCAAAGTTCTAACAGGCTTATCCTACAACTCCTGCCCTTTCTTCACAAGGTTCCTCAGGTTTTCTTCTGTACTGAGATCCATCTTTGCTTCACTTCCTTTTAATTGCCATTCCTACAGTATGAACCCACATATCTTAGCCATACAGAAAATTAAAGCAGAAATAGGGTCTATAGAATTATAGATCTAGAAATTTTCTCATTTCAAAAAAAAGTAATCGAAGTCATAAAAAAAGACCTGGATTCTAAGATAATTTTCTTTGCAATGATGGAGCATCAAAACTGTATGAATGTTGACCATGTCTGAACTTGCATTCATGATGGATTCTATCAGAGGTGTTCTTCCATCGTGAGCAATCCACTTCAAGCTTCCCCATGTCGCAGCCTTTTTTGCATCCCATTCAATACCGTCTTCTAATCCCGTTCCAAGAGAAAGCCCAATAAAGTGGTCAATGTGTTTCTGCAAATAGAAAAACTAGGGTTACATATTTGCGCTTAATGTTTCCCGACATTGAGCTTTCATTTTATATGAGCTGTACAGACATTTGGTTGTGTACAGATTAGATGTTTACTCTAAATTGAAACAAATagtatcaaaattaaattaaataccttCTTGTCTTCGATTCTTGGATCCCGATGAACTGCTCGAGTGACTAGATTCATTGCTATCAAGGTCTGCATTATCGAAGAATATATTCATGTCATACAAAAATATAAGCATAACCCATAATCATAATACAAGCATTACAGGATTGTTGGCTGCTACTCCTCCATCTACTAAGTTAAAAACTCTGGTTTCCCCATTGCTGGACTTTGTAGTAAACTGGTGAGATGGAAAATTGGTAGGAGGTGCAGTTGTGGAGAGGCATACGTCCATAAGATTTGGATTCTTCAGCGGATCTACTTTCGCCTGCATATATTATAATGTATTAAGAATCTTTGTCTATAGCTCATTtgcatgattaaataatttaaaatcatCCTATTAAATACAATAAATACCTCATGGCTGGCGAAAATCGTGGGAAACTGCGTCTTGATATCGAAGGTGGGTATCACTAGGTTAGTTACCGTTTCAGCAAGACGTGTTTCGTGAAATTTCTCTTGTTTTAAGATATCGACCAGATGTTTGCCAGTGAATTTGGGACCGAAAATGCCGTGAAAAATATTCCATTTGCTACAAGTCCAATGACGAGAATTTTTGCGTAAATATAACAAATATTACGATCACTTCCTATGGAACTCGCATTCTTCAAGTAGAAATCTTCAATTTTCTGGGTACTAAAATGACGCTTGTATTTGTGGTCATTCGGGTCTGGAGTAGCTAACATTGTGGTGATGAGACCTCCAGTGCTGGTACCTGCCATTATATTGAAATAATCTGCTAGTCTGGCATCTTCCCCATCCAATTTCTGAGAAAAAACGAAGCATTTCTGTAATAGATTTGTGCAACTAAAACTATATAAATTGTGAAAGAATTTATATATACCTGCAACTGTTGCTCTAAGAATTTGAGTAATTGCACAGGGATAAGACCCCGGACTCCTCCATCCACACTCAGGATTCTTGTACCCACGTCCCCCGAAACATCGATTGGAAGAATATCCTCGTTAGCCATTGAGAGAATGTATGGAGAAGTAGCCTCTAATAGGTACTCCAATTTATGAGGAATTAATGTGAAGAGTAACTCAGTTAGGACTTCTATATATAGATGGAGGTTATGAGCATTGGTAATATACGAAAGCTAAATACACACATGATTAGATTATGTATCTTCAAAAAAAATGTCTTTGACATTTATATTAGATTATATAACATGAAATTTGTATTATTTTTGTTCAAACTCAGTTAGTAAGATGACATGCCATAAAGTATTAAGTGACATTCCGTTTATTTTTTAAAAGAAGCTTGGAATGTGCATATGATGTTAGTTTTGTCTTTCTACAAGCTAATGAACTTTCAAGCATAATACACATTGCAACCACATGCTCTACTCGTAACTTACAATTCCTTTGAATTCAATTCTTTCTTGCCAAGATAACACATTAGTGATACCTAGGATCAATACACACAACACTTAGCATGTTCATTTATTGCTAGAGCCCCTTAATTTTTGCCTATTTTCAATGTTAGCATAATAATGTGCATTCAATATTGATGTTCTTTCCTATCTCCATATCATCACTCCGAAATAGAACCTCTACTTCAGTAGATTATTAGTTTCTAGTAGGACACACATATATGATTAATCATAATAGGGTATTCTAGTTAGGCCTTTTATGATGACTTTTGGTATAGAGTTACTTCTTATTTGCCACATATATCATTGCTTTCTCTTTAGACAAAAAAATAATTATGGCCAAATACTGTATCCACCTATCCTCAATAGTTAGGACAACCTTTCCCTAAAACATCTCATTGTCATGGAATAAAAATATTAGACTCATCGAAGGAGAAGAACACATAGAAttatattcaatattttttatatcTTGACTTTATTTTCGTGTTCTAAATTATCATCATTAGCTTCCATTTCATCTACCTCAACATCATTAAAATGATTTTCATTAATCTAGAATCTATTTTTTATGTAGTAAATTTCATGGGTTCCTATTAGAATTGGCCTCTTCAACCTtgaaaatgtttttattttattttatttattaaggtAAGTAGGGTTTTGAAAGGGCTCAAAACCTTGTATAGAGATAGGAACAAGAGTGGATAAATAACATACtcagaaaacaaagataaaatagaACAAGAtcattaaaatagaaaaataaggTGAAACATAAGGACTAACCAAAGCCTAAAATAGAATTACAAGACTTTGCATCCAAATGATTTGGATGTGGAGGAGAGTTTAACTTATGAAGGTCCTTTTTTCTCCTATGAACAACTATCCAAGACAACTTCAGAACTAAAATCTAATTCAATAGGACCATAGAAATTAAAACCTCCTCAAAATATCTATTACATTTTACATCATCATTTGAAGGATGAGGAGACAAAATAAACTTGGTGAGAAGCTTAGAAATTGAAGATCAAACAAAATTTTTAGTCATAGTAAGAGATTTACAATGAACAAGAAGAGGATTTTCCACTCTAAATCATCAAACTTGTGAGAAAAAACATCAAGGTACATATTAAGATGCTTAAGAAGATATTTCTTCCACTAGGTTGAAGAAGACCTCTTATGAGAGTCAAAGGAACAATCAAATGTCAAGTGCCTAATAGaaaaataattcttacaacaaaaaGGTATACCTTCATTATTAATAATATAGGTCCAATACTAGTTATTAAACTATAAGAAAACCTTTGTACAAAAGTCCTTTGACAAATaaaatttcaccaaaacacaagcaTAAGAAGTTTGCATAAATTTTTATAGGATATGTCAACCTTCAAGAAATGATTAATAGCATTACTAGTGACTTCATATTCATTAGAATGCTAAAAATATAAGCAGGGATAAGGTAATATCACCTAAATAGGTGTTAAATATATTACCTCCTACAAAGGATTAAAAGAAGGGGACCTACGTCACATCAAAATGGGGTGTAAATCACATCTAGACACCATCATCAAGAATAGCATGTCTAACCTTATAGGAGTAAATACTAACAATGAAAAACCCTTTAGCTAAAGGGTAAATCTCAAACCTACCCTTAATCAAGTGTGACCAAGTTTTCTAGAAATTCAAGAGTGGGGATTTGGGAGATAAGACCAAAAATGGTTGAACCTGCAAATCAAACTCCTACACTAAATGTAAGACTTGGTCAAGCACAACTTGCCCCAATTGCACAACAAGAGTAGAACTAGCACAAAGAAGAGGGACCTTATATAATGTGTAGGAAAAGGGAAAGCCTTACCCAAAATACAACCTTTAGAAGTAGGACCTTAGATAATATTAGCAAAAGATCCAGGAGAAAAGGCACTATTCAAAGCCCCATTAGATAGAGAAACTAAAGGAGACCCAACACAATTAGGAGGTATACAAGGGTCCACCAAAGAAACCTTGATAGAGAGGGGGAAAGAAACAATGTTAGTAGGAGAGGATAATGAGATGTCAATGATAAAATATAGTGGAGGGGGTCGTACACTTATAGTAAATTGCAACCAAACTATAGAGCAGGGGATGGAACCATAAAATAGGGGCTAGGGCCCAATGCATTTCCATCAACCCAGGTCGGAAGGGATGGAAATTCAAATTGTAAGAAGATCAAGATTAGGTTATTCTTTTCACCTTGACTAGTTGTTTTGATTCATATTTTATTCCTAATTCTTAAAACTAGAGTAATTTTGTGTAATGGGCTTTAAGTctatattaattataaaaaatcCTTGATCATTATTTGACCTATGAATTGTTTTGTTACAATTCAATTGAAAAATATGAGAGATTACAATTAAATAATGCCTCaaaaatatttaaggaatattatcaatgaattttggaaatttaattagcCTTTTATAATTTTTATCATGAAAGAAGGGAAAAAGTATAATGAACTTGACTCATATTTTTCTTCACAACATTCATGTctgaaaatttattaaatttttatgcTTAAAGGGGTAATAAGAATATTGTCTTAAATATACGTGTTTAAATGTATTGCGTGCAATTACCTTGAATTATATTATTCAAACATTATAGCATTGTAAATTGCACCCCATGCAATTTCATGTTTCATAATGCCTTCACCTTAGTTGAATTGAAGACAATGATCAAGCTTCCACCTCACCATCTTATCTAGCCCACTTTTCCATTATTTATACTATCATCCTTATCATTTTGTTCGAATCGATCATGAACACTTGCACACCATGAAGGCATCCATGTGTTTCACTTTCATCCATGAATAATTGCAGCTAAAGGTGGCCATTAAGATATTAACCTACTAATTTTTGAAGTGTAACACCTCTTTCAAATCCAATCAAAGTTGGGATGATTTCCAGTCCTTTTATCTTGCTattttttctttagttttctcTCTTTGGATCTCCTTTTGCATTCTATTAGATTCACAACTTTGTCTTTGTACTTATGCTCGTGATCTCTCACAAGTTTTTTACATTCACCTTCATcaatttcttccatttcctttcaCAATGAACCTTCATCAACTTGGGAATTCTATATTTTCCTCTCACCCCCCAGTAAGCTCTTAGTTTCCAGTGTTGAAATAATATTTCTCCTTAATGAGGGTTTGATTGTGAAAAAATTTTGATCACATTCACCCCAACATTTCTCCATTCATCGTATGTGTGCAGTTTTAGCAAGGAAGAAAATGGTATATGGTAGAGGATTCATTTGTTGAATTGTTTATAAGTATTTCTTCCTATTTCTTATCATGTAATCAATCCTTTTCTGACTTTAAGTTTTTAGTTTCCAATCTTTTTAACATTTATAGAAGAGTGGGAAATTTTTCATTGAAGATTGACAGCATCGGTCATCACTTTCGGCCTGAGGAAGACAAATATGTAAGTGGCCTAATTGGCCTAAtagactaagagggagtgttgatgctaTTGGTCAGATTCCTTCAGACCGACATCGATAATATAAaggttgtgataatataattatatgattatgtgataatataattatattataattatattgtataatttttatattatatgataatataatagttattatattattattaataatataattattggaGACCAACTTGGAAGGCTAGTGACCCTTGGTGAAGGGGCACCACTGATAGGTATAAAGGAAGAATACATATTCCTCTTTAAAGGGATTGAAGAtagaataatataaatataatgtgTATACATCAATTTAAGATGGTATCAGAGCGGGTAAGAAACCCGAGAAAGGCCCTAATTAATGATGGAGTTCACATTCAAACTTCAAAGAGAAATTTGTGAAGTCTATAGTGTTTTGGTATATCTACTCATCTTTCAATATTGGTGATTAATATTATTAGACTGACTGATTATGTATtgcggattttattggataaaaccGATTCTATGGTGCCAAGCGATATATCATCTGAGAGTGATTGTCTTTGCTGAAGAATATATTTTATAAGAATACTTGGTGTTAGTATTCAGGTTTGTGTGGCAAGAGTTATTTGCACAGCTTCAAGTG contains the following coding sequences:
- the LOC131051973 gene encoding patatin-like protein 2 encodes the protein MANEDILPIDVSGDVGTRILSVDGGVRGLIPVQLLKFLEQQLQKLDGEDARLADYFNIMAGTSTGGLITTIKWNIFHGIFGPKFTGKHLVDILKQEKFHETRLAETVTNLVIPTFDIKTQFPTIFASHEAKVDPLKNPNLMDVCLSTTAPPTNFPSHQFTTKSSNGETRVFNLVDGGVAANNPVMLTLIAMNLVTRAVHRDPRIEDKKKHIDHFIGLSLGTGLEDGIEWDAKKAATWGSLKWIAHDGRTPLIESIMNASSDMVNIHTVLMLHHCKENYLRIQEWQLKGSEAKMDLSTEENLRNLVKKGQELMGEGLSMDKKLRDKKRASSSHSKNGHSNAHSGGIKI